The following proteins are co-located in the Fretibacterium sp. OH1220_COT-178 genome:
- a CDS encoding UDP-N-acetylmuramoyl-tripeptide--D-alanyl-D-alanine ligase, with translation MDKPAGLSVGEMFSLIDVDVESSFGALPFPGHVATDSRHVERGGVFVALEGERTDGHRYISQAVEKGAALIVVRRGKRPPEILVPCVELENPEFDLARMASLYLDRVAPGEVVAVTGSVGKTTTREALRRVLERRFRVHSADRSLNTRIGCTATVLAMPVDTELLLLEFGANKAGEIAELSSLFPPTTALVTEVAPVHLEGFVSVEGVLQAKMEIARSRRLRRFLYNFDNILLREAAARLKTAAVVSVGSDVGADFRIRDPRFEMENGAPVLSFVLEGADHRAHFRVGVWGRHLALPLSFAAAAAQLLEIPLGSVPSFLGAFEGLEGRGRVLPAVGRSGFVVDDAYNANPLSMRSSLETFLALPPMGRRVAILGEMREMGQDALRYHAELEPLLDELDEAVLVGEIWRRALGERTSRRFVRNWQEALEAASEADWTGLLVKGSNSMQLQKVVEALSANDAASGGAVLP, from the coding sequence GTGGATAAACCTGCTGGTCTTTCGGTCGGGGAGATGTTCTCCCTGATCGACGTGGACGTGGAGAGTTCGTTCGGGGCCCTTCCGTTTCCGGGGCACGTCGCGACGGACAGCCGGCACGTGGAACGCGGAGGCGTTTTCGTCGCCCTGGAGGGGGAGCGGACGGACGGGCATCGATACATTTCGCAGGCCGTCGAGAAGGGAGCCGCCCTGATTGTCGTGCGACGGGGCAAGCGTCCTCCGGAGATCCTCGTCCCCTGCGTCGAATTGGAGAATCCGGAATTCGATCTGGCCCGGATGGCGTCGCTCTATCTCGATAGGGTCGCGCCCGGAGAGGTGGTCGCCGTCACAGGCAGTGTCGGGAAGACGACGACCCGGGAGGCCCTGCGCCGTGTTTTGGAAAGGCGTTTTCGGGTCCACTCGGCGGACCGGAGCCTGAACACCCGCATCGGCTGTACCGCGACGGTGCTGGCTATGCCGGTCGATACCGAGCTGCTGCTTCTGGAGTTCGGGGCCAACAAAGCGGGGGAGATTGCCGAGTTGTCGTCGCTCTTCCCGCCGACGACGGCCTTGGTCACCGAGGTGGCGCCGGTCCATCTGGAGGGGTTCGTCTCCGTCGAGGGCGTTCTGCAAGCCAAGATGGAGATTGCCCGCTCCAGGCGGCTGCGCCGTTTTCTCTACAACTTCGATAACATTCTGCTTCGCGAGGCTGCCGCCCGGCTGAAAACCGCTGCGGTGGTCTCCGTCGGGTCGGACGTCGGAGCCGATTTTCGCATTCGAGACCCTCGCTTCGAGATGGAAAACGGGGCGCCCGTCCTCTCCTTCGTTTTGGAAGGAGCCGACCATCGGGCGCATTTTCGCGTCGGCGTCTGGGGGCGGCACCTGGCGCTGCCTTTGTCCTTTGCCGCTGCGGCGGCCCAGCTGTTGGAGATCCCCTTGGGCTCCGTCCCTTCTTTTCTCGGCGCTTTCGAGGGGCTCGAAGGAAGAGGGCGGGTCCTCCCGGCCGTCGGACGAAGCGGTTTTGTCGTCGACGATGCCTACAACGCCAACCCGCTCTCCATGCGTTCGTCCCTGGAGACCTTTCTCGCCCTTCCGCCGATGGGACGCAGGGTCGCGATCCTGGGGGAGATGCGGGAGATGGGGCAGGATGCCCTCCGCTACCACGCGGAGCTCGAGCCTCTGCTCGATGAACTGGACGAGGCCGTGCTGGTCGGGGAGATCTGGCGGAGGGCCCTTGGGGAAAGGACGAGCCGACGTTTCGTCCGAAACTGGCAGGAGGCTCTGGAAGCCGCGTCGGAGGCCGACTGGACCGGACTGCTGGTGAAAGGGTCCAACAGCATGCAGCTCCAGAAGGTCGTCGAGGCCCTTTCGGCAAACGACGCTGCCTCCGGGGGGGCGGTGCTGCCGTGA
- the ftsA gene encoding cell division protein FtsA — MQRESDTLVGLSVGTTKVTLIVAGRDPRYQDSVQVIGVGCSPSRGISKGVIVNLNEATESVLNAVRDAENIVGQRLTSAIVAFNSLDVNSVMTEGMVALGGREPSRVEISDLERVIEAAQSRLSPSKNTLSVHTIPVRYSLDDRPVDEPINMTGMRLEMALQTVSVPKTYVQNVITCVEGAGIQVEGLVLKPLASALGSLTQEEMRVGVVSLSIGGGSTGLVLYQAGRPFRILSVPIGGDHITNDLAGVLRIPLRRAEELKKRLFVDDEETLRREGIDVGLALEVLCSRVEELFVDHVREALRDCDPQIFPGGIVLSGGVAKTPGIGDMLSDILQMPVRIANPGDLYSMPPGREDSAYVSAAGLLRYILYRRRYTHLFIEPTPTEMRLSPRTIVKEVGEPYRVPAAAPRWNMKNMLEKLKENLKELF; from the coding sequence TTGCAGAGGGAGTCGGATACCTTAGTCGGACTTAGCGTTGGAACCACGAAGGTCACCCTTATCGTGGCGGGAAGGGACCCGCGCTATCAGGATTCCGTCCAGGTGATCGGTGTGGGATGCTCCCCTTCTCGAGGCATTTCCAAGGGCGTCATCGTCAACTTGAACGAGGCGACGGAGTCCGTCCTCAACGCAGTACGGGATGCCGAGAATATTGTGGGGCAGAGATTGACCTCGGCGATTGTCGCCTTCAACTCCCTGGACGTGAACAGCGTCATGACGGAGGGGATGGTCGCCCTGGGAGGGCGGGAGCCCAGCCGGGTAGAGATTTCCGATCTGGAACGCGTTATCGAGGCAGCCCAGAGCCGTCTTTCTCCATCCAAGAACACACTCTCCGTCCATACGATCCCCGTTCGCTACTCCTTGGACGATCGTCCCGTCGACGAACCTATCAACATGACGGGGATGCGCCTCGAGATGGCGCTGCAGACCGTATCGGTGCCCAAAACCTACGTGCAGAACGTCATCACCTGCGTCGAAGGTGCCGGTATTCAGGTGGAGGGCCTGGTCCTCAAGCCTCTGGCCTCCGCGCTCGGTTCGCTGACGCAGGAGGAGATGCGCGTTGGGGTCGTTTCTCTCTCGATAGGGGGCGGTTCCACGGGGCTCGTTCTGTATCAGGCCGGGCGTCCCTTCAGAATCCTCAGCGTTCCCATCGGCGGGGACCACATCACCAACGATTTGGCGGGGGTGCTCCGCATTCCGCTTCGGAGGGCCGAGGAACTTAAGAAACGTCTTTTCGTCGATGACGAGGAGACGCTTCGGAGGGAGGGAATCGACGTCGGTCTCGCCCTTGAGGTGCTTTGTTCCCGGGTCGAGGAGCTGTTCGTCGATCATGTGCGCGAAGCGCTGCGGGATTGCGATCCTCAGATTTTCCCCGGCGGGATCGTCCTGTCCGGAGGGGTCGCCAAGACCCCCGGCATCGGCGATATGCTCTCCGATATCCTTCAGATGCCGGTCCGCATTGCGAACCCCGGAGACCTCTATTCCATGCCTCCCGGCCGGGAGGACTCGGCCTACGTCAGCGCGGCGGGGCTTTTGCGCTACATTCTGTATCGACGGCGCTATACGCACCTTTTCATCGAGCCCACGCCTACGGAGATGCGCCTGTCGCCGAGAACGATCGTGAAGGAGGTCGGGGAGCCCTATCGCGTTCCGGCCGCAGCCCCGAGGTGGAATATGAAGAACATGCTGGAGAAGCTGAAGGAGAACCTCAAAGAGCTTTTTTAG
- a CDS encoding phospho-N-acetylmuramoyl-pentapeptide-transferase, with amino-acid sequence MIRATLWGGIFFLLGLALQFAWIEVQRRLSVVQAQKSYGVGIDVEIKAATPPMGGCVFLVLAVFALFLTWGGDSLLFWSLPLAGGAIGLADDGMKFFSRSSEGFRSLAKLKVQLLVCGVWTFLVFLRGDLTLWPGVSGPVWLVLPLALLGVVGMMNAVNITDGLDGLAGGCFLIALGPLACLIPGSEFNLLTIALLCAIAASFLFYNLHPARTFMGDTGAHFLGGALAALCVTNGRLLALIPVGFLFGVELLSSAIQIFTIRKLNRKVFRMAPLHHHFQRLGWDETSVTMRFWLVQAVGSLWLSALFAALLDE; translated from the coding sequence GTGATCCGGGCGACCCTGTGGGGAGGAATTTTTTTTCTCCTGGGCTTGGCGCTTCAGTTCGCCTGGATCGAGGTTCAGCGGCGGCTGAGCGTCGTGCAGGCTCAAAAGAGCTACGGCGTCGGAATCGACGTCGAGATCAAGGCCGCAACCCCGCCGATGGGAGGCTGCGTCTTTCTGGTTCTGGCCGTTTTTGCCCTTTTTCTGACCTGGGGAGGGGACTCCCTTCTGTTCTGGTCCCTGCCGTTGGCGGGAGGGGCCATAGGCCTTGCCGACGACGGGATGAAATTCTTCAGCCGCTCCAGCGAGGGGTTCCGGAGCCTGGCCAAGCTGAAGGTTCAGCTTCTCGTCTGCGGAGTGTGGACGTTCCTCGTTTTTTTGCGCGGAGACCTGACGCTCTGGCCGGGGGTATCGGGGCCGGTGTGGCTCGTCCTTCCCCTGGCGCTTCTGGGGGTCGTTGGGATGATGAATGCCGTCAACATCACGGACGGCCTGGACGGCCTGGCTGGGGGATGTTTCCTGATCGCTTTGGGGCCTCTGGCCTGCCTGATCCCAGGTTCCGAATTCAACCTGTTGACGATAGCCCTTTTGTGTGCGATCGCAGCGAGCTTCCTGTTCTATAACCTCCATCCCGCTCGGACTTTCATGGGAGACACCGGGGCGCATTTCCTCGGGGGGGCCCTGGCGGCGCTCTGCGTCACGAACGGCAGGCTTCTGGCTTTGATCCCGGTGGGCTTCCTGTTTGGGGTCGAGCTGCTCTCCTCCGCGATCCAGATTTTTACCATAAGGAAGCTCAACAGGAAGGTGTTCAGGATGGCCCCGCTGCATCATCACTTTCAGCGTCTGGGGTGGGATGAAACCTCGGTAACGATGAGGTTCTGGCTTGTTCAGGCCGTCGGGTCCCTCTGGCTGTCGGCGCTTTTCGCCGCACTGCTCGATGAATGA
- the murC gene encoding UDP-N-acetylmuramate--L-alanine ligase: MTRIHLMGIGGSGMSSLAGLLFQMGCTVSGCDLERGACIESLESRGVECLVGHSHEHVERFDPQLVIYSSAIAENCTELSFARERGVRTVGRGRALSWMFNQAEGVGVAGTHGKTTTSSMISLILERAGLSPTVYVGAEVQDIGANARLGEGAAFVAELDESDGSFEYFHPSLAVVTNIDWDHVDHFRSREDVVEAFVRFAEGRKTHAPLVVCAEDEGAREMLQLLEGREVTGPVVRYGWGHVWDWGALDLLHRPGGGVSCVVCRRGEMMGRIEMAVSGAHNVLNALAALAVSDALGVPFASAAEALRTFRGAKRRLETLGTRHGVLVVDDYAHHPTELAATLDAMRKAHPGRRLVAVFQPHRYSRTAAFLGPLASVLEGADIVLLLPVYGAGEAVLSEVSSEEIADRMRSNGRSCYLCENEEKALSTLEALTREGDVLLTLGAGSISRLGGLFLDGTGVGR, translated from the coding sequence GTGACACGGATTCATCTGATGGGGATCGGGGGCTCGGGGATGAGTTCGCTGGCCGGGTTGCTCTTCCAGATGGGGTGCACGGTCAGCGGATGCGATCTGGAGCGCGGGGCCTGCATCGAGAGCTTGGAGTCTCGGGGGGTGGAGTGCCTGGTCGGGCATTCGCACGAGCACGTCGAAAGGTTCGATCCTCAGCTGGTGATCTACAGCAGTGCCATTGCCGAGAACTGCACGGAGCTGTCCTTCGCCCGGGAAAGGGGCGTCCGGACGGTCGGGCGCGGAAGGGCGCTGAGCTGGATGTTCAATCAGGCGGAGGGCGTCGGTGTCGCGGGCACCCACGGGAAGACGACCACCTCGTCCATGATCAGCCTGATCCTGGAGCGAGCCGGCTTGTCCCCCACCGTGTATGTGGGGGCCGAGGTTCAGGACATAGGCGCGAACGCACGGCTCGGAGAGGGAGCTGCATTCGTGGCCGAGCTGGACGAGAGCGACGGATCCTTCGAGTATTTTCACCCCTCCCTCGCGGTCGTGACCAACATAGACTGGGACCACGTCGACCATTTTCGGTCTCGTGAGGATGTCGTGGAGGCCTTCGTCCGTTTCGCCGAGGGACGAAAAACCCATGCGCCGCTTGTGGTCTGCGCCGAGGACGAGGGAGCCCGGGAGATGCTGCAGCTTCTTGAGGGGCGGGAGGTGACGGGACCTGTCGTTCGTTACGGCTGGGGCCATGTCTGGGATTGGGGGGCGCTTGACTTGCTTCACAGGCCTGGGGGCGGGGTATCCTGTGTCGTCTGCCGCCGCGGTGAGATGATGGGACGCATCGAGATGGCCGTCTCCGGTGCGCACAACGTCCTGAATGCACTGGCCGCATTGGCCGTTTCCGATGCCCTGGGAGTGCCCTTTGCCTCCGCGGCGGAGGCGCTCAGGACCTTTCGTGGGGCCAAGCGGAGGCTCGAGACCCTGGGTACGCGCCATGGCGTGCTGGTGGTCGACGACTACGCCCATCATCCCACCGAGCTTGCGGCTACCCTCGACGCCATGAGAAAGGCCCATCCCGGCCGTCGTCTCGTGGCGGTTTTCCAACCACACCGCTATAGCCGCACCGCGGCGTTCCTGGGGCCTTTGGCCTCCGTGCTCGAAGGTGCGGATATCGTTCTTCTGCTTCCCGTCTATGGAGCGGGAGAAGCCGTCCTCTCCGAGGTGTCCTCCGAGGAGATCGCGGATAGAATGAGGTCGAACGGTCGCTCATGCTATCTCTGTGAAAACGAAGAGAAGGCGCTCTCTACCCTGGAAGCCCTTACGAGGGAGGGGGATGTGCTCCTGACCTTGGGGGCGGGGAGCATATCCCGTCTGGGCGGTCTTTTTCTGGATGGGACGGGGGTGGGGCGTTGA
- a CDS encoding UDP-N-acetylglucosamine--N-acetylmuramyl-(pentapeptide) pyrophosphoryl-undecaprenol N-acetylglucosamine transferase, with translation MRVLIAAGGTGGHIFPATVFGRWIEAHRGASVSYLSGARPLEEEIYKAQGIAPHKLSLEGSPLGVRSPVRILRRFLGLLKSMGETVRCLARTRPEVCFLFGGYVSFPPLLLCKVKKIPVVIHEQNAVAGRVTRLASRMGASVASGWSECLGVRKPFSHVGIPVRPPGRVPRLDALHSLGLNCTAEGTWVGVIGGSLGSRSLVEKALLAAASFEKRGIDVKFLFLGEQPDGPLPQNVHFVGRRWDMNPFYSLCDVLACRAGGSTLAEAMAWGIPAVAVPWEGAAEGHQERNARCFAESGGGIVWRESGDGSLEDAIERLFSEGRRSSLKKPKDCVCPLLWSLIHPQRGAESGLGQIPLI, from the coding sequence ATGAGGGTGTTGATCGCGGCCGGTGGGACCGGAGGACACATCTTTCCCGCAACGGTTTTTGGGCGCTGGATCGAGGCGCACCGTGGCGCCTCGGTTTCCTATCTGTCGGGTGCCCGCCCATTGGAGGAGGAGATCTACAAGGCTCAAGGAATTGCGCCTCACAAGCTCTCCCTTGAGGGGTCTCCGCTGGGAGTGCGGTCTCCGGTACGGATTCTGCGCCGTTTTCTCGGGCTTCTCAAGAGCATGGGGGAGACGGTCCGCTGCCTGGCCCGGACGAGGCCCGAGGTCTGCTTCCTCTTTGGTGGATATGTGTCGTTTCCCCCGCTCTTGCTCTGCAAGGTGAAGAAAATTCCAGTCGTGATCCACGAGCAGAACGCCGTCGCCGGGCGGGTGACCCGCCTGGCCTCACGGATGGGGGCCTCGGTGGCATCGGGCTGGAGCGAGTGCTTGGGGGTACGGAAGCCCTTTTCCCATGTAGGCATTCCCGTGCGTCCTCCCGGGCGTGTTCCTCGTCTCGATGCCCTCCATTCGTTGGGGCTGAATTGCACGGCCGAGGGGACATGGGTGGGGGTGATCGGGGGTTCTCTAGGCAGCCGCAGTCTTGTGGAGAAAGCTCTCCTTGCGGCTGCTTCGTTCGAAAAACGCGGCATCGACGTCAAATTCTTGTTCCTGGGAGAGCAGCCGGATGGGCCGCTCCCCCAAAATGTTCATTTTGTCGGACGAAGATGGGATATGAACCCCTTCTACTCGCTTTGCGACGTTCTGGCCTGCCGGGCGGGAGGCTCGACTCTGGCGGAGGCCATGGCATGGGGCATTCCTGCCGTGGCCGTTCCCTGGGAGGGCGCGGCGGAGGGGCACCAGGAGCGAAATGCCCGCTGTTTTGCGGAGTCCGGCGGAGGGATTGTCTGGAGGGAAAGCGGCGATGGATCCTTGGAGGATGCCATCGAGAGACTGTTTTCTGAGGGCCGCAGGTCCTCCTTGAAAAAGCCGAAAGACTGTGTCTGCCCGTTGCTCTGGTCCTTAATTCATCCTCAAAGAGGCGCCGAGTCGGGTCTGGGGCAGATACCTTTGATATAA
- a CDS encoding FtsW/RodA/SpoVE family cell cycle protein — protein sequence MRAFDEGERSRVSGPWLIWGIPLVLSLCGLVMIASLSLRNSMDGGEPYAQILKQARFFVFGLVLMVICALTPLKLLRRYGWILWIFSLLLVSLTLVSGIGIKVGGARRWLALGHVRFQPLELLLFSVPIFMADRLDRSRRSGRQAFLRPTLTVAFFSVLPLLFQPNLGGTILVTGICLMMHAERQGWSYPLLGGFLMATIFALLIWMEPYRMRRLMAFLDPWSDPMNKGFQIIQGLVAFCNGRIFGVGIGKGLQEDAYLPAAQTDYIFPAIGEEFGLVGTLLLLSLYAVWTIRIYRIYRRCTSPFLSALTLGLTTSVIGPMFVNLGGVMKLMPLTGIPLPFISAGGSAMIFMWAKVGILMRINGFLNREEARHASFEGMPRR from the coding sequence GTGAGGGCCTTCGACGAAGGCGAGCGTTCGAGGGTGAGCGGCCCCTGGCTGATCTGGGGCATTCCCTTGGTCCTCAGCTTGTGCGGGCTCGTCATGATTGCCTCCCTGTCCCTGAGGAACAGCATGGATGGCGGAGAACCCTACGCCCAAATCCTCAAACAGGCCCGATTTTTCGTGTTCGGGCTCGTCCTGATGGTGATTTGTGCCCTGACTCCACTCAAATTGCTCCGTCGCTATGGCTGGATCCTCTGGATTTTTTCCCTGTTGCTCGTTTCCCTCACGCTCGTTTCGGGAATAGGCATCAAGGTGGGGGGGGCCCGGCGCTGGCTGGCCCTTGGACATGTGCGTTTTCAGCCTCTGGAGCTTCTGTTGTTCTCGGTGCCGATTTTCATGGCGGACCGTCTGGACCGGTCCAGGCGGTCGGGGAGGCAGGCCTTCTTAAGGCCGACGTTGACGGTGGCGTTTTTCTCCGTCCTGCCTCTTTTGTTTCAACCGAACCTGGGCGGGACCATTCTGGTCACGGGCATCTGCCTGATGATGCACGCCGAGAGGCAGGGATGGAGCTACCCGCTGCTGGGCGGTTTCCTGATGGCGACGATTTTTGCGCTGCTGATCTGGATGGAACCCTACAGGATGAGGCGTTTGATGGCGTTTTTGGATCCCTGGTCGGACCCGATGAACAAGGGATTTCAGATCATCCAGGGATTGGTCGCCTTCTGCAACGGAAGGATCTTCGGGGTTGGGATCGGCAAGGGATTGCAGGAGGACGCATACCTGCCCGCGGCGCAGACCGACTACATCTTCCCGGCCATCGGCGAGGAGTTCGGGCTGGTGGGGACGTTGCTGCTCCTATCGCTCTATGCGGTATGGACGATACGCATCTATCGGATCTATCGGCGTTGCACGAGCCCCTTCCTGTCCGCCCTGACCCTGGGGCTGACGACGTCGGTGATCGGGCCGATGTTCGTCAATCTGGGAGGGGTCATGAAACTGATGCCCCTGACGGGCATTCCGCTTCCCTTTATCAGTGCGGGGGGGAGCGCGATGATTTTCATGTGGGCCAAAGTGGGCATTTTGATGCGCATCAACGGCTTCCTGAATCGGGAGGAGGCCCGGCATGCCTCGTTCGAAGGGATGCCACGGCGGTGA
- the murB gene encoding UDP-N-acetylmuramate dehydrogenase yields MGRGWGVDPFSLPFPNREAWLIMKTIIAGGTPLESPPGGDLPRRPPRETADGFRKTLHCPLERNKLLAPLSTLGVGGYAEYYAEPSDLEDFLLLHRLAREENMPLYVLGGGSNVVFADGSFSGIVVSTRRWTAVWQIPMGDRVVVDVQAGHVLASLVSGTAKDGLSGLEFALGIPGTIGGAVAGNVGAGGRSIGECLDEVVAIEPDGSLRRWRRGEFSCSYRRCSLLEAGRLLLSCKLSFSPGPRIEIEARLRHFRSVRGIQPHGGRSAGCSFKNPEGESAGRLLDLCGCKGISSGDAVVSDRHANFILNRGRATAEEVLSLMRICRNRVLEHTGILLEPEVRFLGWGLSFGDNGDGSMLQMTSGN; encoded by the coding sequence ATGGGACGGGGGTGGGGCGTTGATCCGTTTTCTTTGCCTTTTCCGAATAGGGAGGCATGGCTTATAATGAAAACCATTATTGCCGGGGGCACCCCCCTTGAATCTCCGCCGGGCGGAGATTTGCCCCGGAGGCCCCCTCGGGAAACAGCGGATGGTTTCAGGAAAACATTGCATTGCCCTCTGGAGCGAAATAAGCTCTTGGCGCCCCTTTCCACCCTCGGGGTGGGAGGGTATGCGGAATATTATGCGGAACCGTCCGACCTGGAGGACTTTTTGCTTCTGCACCGGCTGGCTCGGGAGGAAAACATGCCCCTTTACGTTTTGGGGGGAGGGAGCAATGTCGTCTTTGCGGATGGATCGTTCTCGGGCATTGTGGTCTCGACCCGAAGGTGGACCGCCGTCTGGCAGATCCCGATGGGGGACCGCGTCGTTGTGGACGTCCAAGCGGGGCATGTCCTCGCCTCCCTTGTGTCGGGAACGGCGAAGGACGGTTTGTCGGGCTTGGAGTTTGCCCTGGGGATCCCCGGAACCATTGGAGGGGCCGTCGCCGGGAACGTCGGAGCCGGAGGGCGGAGCATAGGGGAGTGCCTGGACGAAGTCGTCGCCATAGAGCCCGATGGGTCGCTTCGCAGATGGAGGCGAGGAGAGTTTTCCTGTTCCTACCGCAGGTGCTCTCTGTTGGAGGCGGGGCGCCTTTTGCTGTCCTGTAAGCTGTCCTTCAGTCCCGGGCCCAGAATCGAGATCGAGGCACGTCTGCGGCATTTTCGTTCCGTTCGGGGCATACAGCCTCACGGAGGGAGAAGCGCGGGGTGCAGCTTCAAAAATCCCGAGGGGGAGAGTGCAGGCCGGCTGCTGGACTTGTGCGGGTGCAAGGGAATAAGTTCGGGGGATGCCGTCGTCTCCGACCGACACGCCAATTTTATACTGAACCGCGGCAGAGCGACCGCCGAGGAGGTCCTTTCCCTGATGAGGATCTGTCGGAATCGGGTCTTGGAGCACACGGGCATTCTGCTCGAACCCGAGGTCCGGTTCCTGGGGTGGGGGCTGAGCTTTGGGGACAACGGGGATGGTTCGATGCTCCAGATGACATCGGGAAACTGA
- the murD gene encoding UDP-N-acetylmuramoyl-L-alanine--D-glutamate ligase has protein sequence MERSVSSSLNLKGKRITVVGAGVSGRELALLAGRLGARVFVSERGPIPAETMALFQENGIEWEMEGHTEKAFMAEALLLSSGIPPRSGVVQEAIRRGIPQVGELDLVAPHLCGKIVAVTGSNGKSTVTSLVGHMLRRAGWEVGVGGNLGTAASTFTDRNLDAVVLELSSFQLARASVLSAAVSVVTNLAPDHIDWHGSYEAYVEAKAEVLKLRAPGGWGIVQDRDVEALNAPNAERILTLGWSREPLHRTAGHIFMDDDRAWLILDGEELPLFLYSETSLLGGHNRENVAMSLAAIRLLGVDRPARDLIEGFAPLPHRCEHAGVIDGVVYVDDSKGTNVAASVTAMTSLEGRKIVILGGRGKGEDYAPLAEAVLREADAAVLLGEEREAIARALGRAGFSAVHEAGDMEEAVRIARKLATPGMTVLLSPACTSWDMYANYGQRGDHFCGIVQTLAAES, from the coding sequence ATGGAGAGGTCGGTGTCGAGTTCCTTGAATTTGAAGGGAAAACGAATCACGGTCGTCGGGGCCGGGGTCAGCGGCCGGGAGCTGGCGCTTCTGGCCGGACGGCTGGGGGCCCGTGTCTTTGTCTCTGAGAGGGGGCCTATTCCCGCCGAGACCATGGCCCTGTTTCAAGAGAATGGAATCGAGTGGGAGATGGAGGGGCATACGGAAAAAGCCTTCATGGCTGAGGCCCTGCTGCTCAGCTCGGGTATCCCCCCCCGTTCCGGGGTCGTCCAGGAAGCGATACGGCGCGGGATTCCCCAGGTCGGGGAACTGGATCTCGTCGCCCCGCACCTTTGCGGAAAGATCGTCGCGGTGACCGGAAGCAACGGTAAGAGCACGGTAACGTCGCTCGTCGGACACATGCTTCGCAGGGCCGGCTGGGAGGTCGGTGTGGGGGGAAATCTCGGTACGGCAGCCTCTACCTTCACGGACCGGAACTTAGATGCCGTGGTTCTGGAGCTGAGCAGCTTTCAGCTGGCCCGGGCCTCCGTGCTTTCCGCAGCCGTGTCCGTTGTTACGAATCTGGCTCCGGACCACATCGACTGGCACGGCAGCTACGAGGCTTATGTGGAGGCCAAGGCCGAGGTCCTCAAACTCAGGGCGCCGGGGGGATGGGGTATCGTCCAGGACAGGGATGTCGAGGCCTTGAACGCCCCGAATGCCGAGAGAATTCTGACTTTGGGTTGGAGCAGGGAGCCGCTGCACCGAACGGCCGGGCACATTTTTATGGATGACGACAGGGCTTGGTTGATCCTGGACGGCGAGGAGCTGCCCCTCTTTCTCTATTCGGAGACCTCCCTGTTGGGGGGGCACAATCGAGAGAACGTCGCGATGAGCCTGGCCGCGATCCGATTGCTGGGAGTGGACCGGCCGGCCCGCGATCTGATCGAGGGGTTTGCCCCTCTGCCTCATCGTTGCGAGCACGCCGGGGTCATCGACGGAGTCGTCTACGTGGACGACTCCAAGGGGACGAACGTCGCTGCGTCCGTCACGGCCATGACCTCCTTGGAGGGGCGCAAGATCGTGATCCTGGGAGGACGGGGCAAGGGGGAGGATTATGCCCCGTTGGCAGAGGCCGTCCTGAGGGAGGCGGACGCTGCGGTTCTTCTGGGCGAGGAGCGGGAGGCTATCGCGAGGGCGCTCGGCCGAGCCGGGTTCTCCGCCGTCCATGAGGCCGGCGACATGGAGGAGGCCGTACGAATCGCGCGGAAGCTTGCGACCCCCGGAATGACCGTACTGCTCTCCCCGGCCTGCACCAGTTGGGACATGTACGCGAATTACGGGCAGAGGGGCGATCACTTCTGTGGGATCGTCCAAACTTTGGCGGCCGAGTCGTGA